Proteins encoded in a region of the Vicia villosa cultivar HV-30 ecotype Madison, WI linkage group LG5, Vvil1.0, whole genome shotgun sequence genome:
- the LOC131607248 gene encoding uncharacterized protein LOC131607248 — protein MKDIMATMEVKGINWVGNMYQKFENMCLDAEDLMYEDTVEYIENQVQNVGESVKKLYSDIMKDLIPTLSCILDESDDDSELPIDQRTDARFGKKQVQNFMERYAKANTKQTAERRRIGLNVDKDGIHAAAYDGTGKTGALFTSSPRKPVKKSNIVSRSRQHIGSMDVKPNQGIDVNKVNEKMVATKIFNEITSAETNTCLPSQCCEISNEDQNHIASVSKPASDEEKQIGTNPSYDDQSPKTMQEEDLEETCVMVTSDDLELVPKEIADLKANKKTMRKGFSLSKKSARKQEYKELAVWHGKSGDLMKNLDEACNVSEPEWELL, from the exons ATGAAGGATATTATGGCCACCATGGAGGTAAAAGGCATAAATTGGGTTGGAAACATGTACCAGAAATTCGAAAATATGTGCCTAGACGCAGAAGATCTGATGTATGAG GATACAGTTGAATATATTGAGAATCAGGTGCAGAATGTTGGAGAAAGTGTGAAAAAGTTATATTCTGATATCATGAAAGATTTGATTCCTACACTTTCATGTATTTTGGATGAAAGTGACGATGACTCTGAATTGCCGATAGATCAACGTACCGATGCTAGGTTCGGTAAGAAGCAAGTCCAAAATTTCATGGAAAGATATGCAAAGGCTAATACCAAACAAACAGCCGAGCGTCGGAGAATCGGTCTTAATGTTGATAAAGATGGCATACATGCTGCAGCATATGATGGAACTGGTAAGACCGGTGCTCTGTTTACATCGTCTCCGAGGAAGCCTGTCAAAAAAAGCAATATTGTTTCGCGTTCAAGACAACACATTGGGAGCATGGATGTTAAACCAAATCAAGGCATTGATGTGAACAAAGTAAATGAAAAAATGGTTGCAACCAAGATATTCAATGAAATCACTTCGGCAGAAACAAATACTTGTCTTCCATCACAATGTTGTGAGATTTCAAATGAGGATCAAAATCATATAGCTAGTGTTTCAAAGCCAGCTTCAGATGAAGAAAAACAGATTGGTACGAATCCTTCTTATGATG ATCAAAGTCCTAAAACCATGcaagaagaagatcttgaggaaaCTTGTGTTATGGTGACGAGCGACGATCTCGAATTAGTTCCCAAAGAAATTGCCGATCTGAAGGCTAACAAG AAAACAATGCGGAAAGGGTTTTCTTTATCGAAGAAGTCGGCAAGAAAACAAGAGTATAAGGAGCTTGCAGTATGGCATGGGAAGAGCGGAGATTTAATGAAGAATTTAGATGAAGCTTGTAATGTGTCTGAACCTGAATGGGAGCTTCTGTAG